In Scleropages formosus chromosome 18, fSclFor1.1, whole genome shotgun sequence, one DNA window encodes the following:
- the arhgef1 gene encoding rho guanine nucleotide exchange factor 1 isoform X1, which yields MRGLFGAQSSGAAMSIIGAEDEDFENDLEPTVDDQCSHFNSIELVKTRPTHLLVFLQHVMLQFDCAPLLCYLHADLFKNYSAKETKKQFLDFYNTFLDKGAILRVPVPSHVSYELDRTRPDLISEEVQKRYVQDIQVMVIPEVIMQLEDFRTKRMMGMTRHESELLEVESHHATERIPTEMKEKAVAETLLDRMADSQASVSTDEEKFSAIFGAVASYMKHLGVKTKTTDNKKSKGFFRKIPGMRKNQMFTEDSTRSKQRFPSILDPVRRIGGGNEKTPKLDTEGEKEKVHPERKLSTPSRSMGSDPAPSTFPIKKPVSSGAVGAFQVTDGNDVSGVSISVTSSPDSSQSETGLTSRSDPPSASEGGEVSPAENAMSSISLELTASTDIPPEESQDKDRRKTRMSGRLARSESLCVERRRSQRGGSGRAKQSRSRSDVDLQAASTAAQPPSPSQPHTPLSDGGASASNSSLTGSVVGPPPPQEEVDPRLLELEQDPPNWREQVPSADFQSLSKKEIKRQEVINELFITEHAHVRMLSVLQMVFFRPMEHTEIASQPELATIFLSLDDIFEMHYAFYENLKKLRQDDYIVKTIGKTLLNRFSGSEGDWFQKLTARFCSHQSYVLDEIKTRQKRDPRFGAFIQEAEGKPQCRRLQLKDIIPTEMQRLTKYPLLLENIAKSTEDPEEREMVQQAADSCRKILNHVNEEVKEKENLRMLKDYQRRLDTSGLKPSNELHQEYKNIDLTLRKMIFEGPVTWKVTKEKSIEVQCLLLSDLLVLLQRQDDKMLLKCQSKNHSGVPEGKQMLSPIIKLSSAFLREVATDPKAFYVIFTWDSGAQIYELVANSAADRKNWTELIKSAVEELKLNGGTSLERRKTAVSVSGIGGVPFSPTTLQPPLSLAENGSGARNANTDNDKFEAKVEEPRHTLIDYLSANGFQLLCHGNAPQEKVASGAVEEVAALKRLFVGSSRQSEVLQDAENHGDVSKKKDPDIDTQSLAEGDSVDEKTEAESREEEDGEQKGKEDSSTGTPMVLSKDTMAEVLSRLQSLEQQIKQLQSVEEEHHRLQDVLCKFSISGDNFQ from the exons ATG AGGGGCCTTTTTGGGGCACAGAGCTCAGGGGCAGCCATGAGCATCATTGGAGCAGAAGATGAGGACTTTGAGAATGACCTGGAACCT ACTGTGGATGACCAGTGCAGCCACTTTAACAGTATTGAGCTGGTGAAGACACGACCCACCCACCTGCTGGTCTTCCTTCAACATGTCATGCTGCAGTTTGATTGTGCACCCTTG CTATGCTACCTCCATGCAGACCTCTTCAAAAACTACAGTGCCAAAGAGACCAAAAAGCAGTTTTTGGATTTCTACAACACCTTCCTGGACAAGGGGGCA ATTCTTAGAGTACCAGTCCCCTCACATGTTTCCTACGAGTTGG ACCGCACTCGTCCTGACCTGATCAGTGAAGAAGTACAGAAACGTTATGTTCAGGATATTCAGGTCATGGTAATACCCGAGGTCATAATGCAGCTGGAAGACTTCAG AACAAAGAGGATGATGGGAATGACCCGTCATGAGAGCGAACTGTTGGAGGTGGAGTCCCACCATGCCACCGAGAGGATCCCCACTGAGATGAAGGAGAAGGCTGTGGCGGAGACCCTGCTGGACAGGATGGCTGACAGCCA AGCCAGCGTCAGCACAGATGAGGAGAAGTT CTCTGCCATCTTTGGTGCAGTGGCTTCATACATGAAGCATCTGGGGGTGAAGACCAAGACCACTGACAACAAGAAATCTAAGGGCTTCTTTAGGAAG ATTCCTGGGATGAGAAAAAACCAGATGTTCACTGAAGACTCTACCAGGTCCAAGCAGAGATTTCCCAGCATCCTTGATCCAGTACGCAGGATAGGTGGCGGCA atGAAAAAACGCCTAAATTGGACACTGAAG GTGAAAAGGAGAAAGTACACCCTGAACGAAAGCTCTCTACTCCTTCTCGCTCTATGGGGTCAGACCCTGCCCCCAGCACCTTCCCAATCAAGAAACCAGTATCTAGTGGAGCTGTAGGAGCCTTCCAGGTGACAGATGGGAATGATGTGTCAGGGGTTAGCATCAGTGTAACCTCCAGTCCAGATTCTTCTCAGAGTGAGACAG GCCTTACCAGTCGTTCAGACCCCCCTTCAGCATCAGAAGGTGGGGAAGTATCACCAGCTGAGAATGCCATGAGCTCCATCAGTTTGGAACTCACTGCTTCAACGGACATCCCacctgaagaaagccaggacaAAGACAG ACGCAAGACAAG GATGTCAGGGCGTCTGGCTCGCAGCGAGAGTCTGTGTGTGGAGAGGAGACGCTCACAGCGAGGTGGCTCTGGAAGGGCCAAGCAGTCCCGCTCCCGCAGCGACGTGGATCTGCAGGCGGCCTCCACTGCTGCGCAACCCCCCTCGCCCTCCCAGCCACACACCCCTCT CAGTGATGGCGGTGCATCTGCCTCCAACAGCTCCCTTACTGGCTCAGTGGTAGGCCCTCCCCCCCCACAAGAGGAGGTGGACCCTCGTCTTCTGGAGCTGGAGCAAGATCCCCCCAACTGGAGAGAGCAGGTCCCCAGTGCTGATTTCCAAAGCCTGAGCAAGAAGGAGATCAAGAGGCAGGAGGTTATCAACG AGCTGTTTATCACAGAGCATGCCCACGTCCGCATGCTGAGCGTACTGCAGATGGTGTTCTTCCGCCCAATGGAGCACACAGAGATCGCGAGCCAGCCAGAGCTGGCTACCATCTTCCTCAGCCTGGACGACATCTTCgaaatgcact ATGCCTTCTATGAGAACTTGAAGAAGCTGCGACAAGATGACTACATAGTGAAAACAATAGGAAAAACGCTTCTCAACAGG TTCAGCGGATCAGAGGGTGATTGGTTCCAGAAGCTCACTGCCCGGTTTTGCAGTCATCAGTCCTATGTTCTGGATGAAATTAAAACCAGACAAAAGAGGGATCCTCGCTTTGGTGCTTTCATACAG GAAGCCGAGGGCAAACCTCAGTGCAGGAGGTTGCAATTGAAGGACATCATTCCTACTGAGATGCAGAGGCTGACAAAGTATCCACTGCTACTGGAGAACATCGCCAAGAGCACAG AGGACCCAGAAGAGCGGGAAATGGTTCAACAAGCCGCAGATAGCTGCCGTAAGATCCTCAACCATGTCAATGAAGAggtgaaagagaaggagaacCTTCGG ATGCTAAAGGATTACCAGCGCAGACTGGATACATCTGGACTGAAGCCCAGCAATGAGCTACATCAGGAGTACAAG aATATCGACTTGACTCTGAGGAAGATGATTTTTGAGGGACCTGTCACCTGGAAAGTCACTAAAGAGAAGTCTATAG AGGTGCAGTGTCTCCTGCTGTCTGACTTGCTGGTCTTGCTGCAGCGCCAGGATGACAAGATGTTGCTCAAATGCCAGAGCAAGAACCACTCTGGGGTACCAGAAGGCAAGCAGATGCTAAGTCCCATCATCAAGCTGAGCTCGGCCTTCCTCAGAGAGGTGGCTACAG ACCCAAAGGCCTTCTATGTCATCTTTACCTGGGACAGTGGAGCACAAATCTATGAACTGGTGGCCAACTCAGCAGCAGATAGGAAGAA ttggACGGAGCTCATCAAATCCGCAGTGGAAGAACTTAAACTGAATGGGGGTACCAgcctggagaggaggaagactgCTGTTTCAGTATCAGGCATTGGAGGGGTACCTTTCAGTCCAACCAC tttGCAGCCTCCACTGAGCCTTGCAGAGAATGGAAGCGGGGCTCGGAATGCAAACACTG atAATGATAAGTTTGAAGCAAAAGTTGAAGAGCCTCGTCATACATTGATTGATTACTTGTCAGCCAATGGCTTTCAACTGCTGTGTCATGGCAACGCACCACAGGAGAAGGTGGCCAGTGGGGCAGTGGAAGAAG TTGCTGCCCTGAAGAGGCTATTTGTGGGAAGCAGTAGGCAATCCGAGGTTCTGCAGGATGCAGAGAACCATGGAGATGTGTCCAAAAAGAAGGACCCTGATATCGATACTCAGTCACTGG CAGAGGGTGATAGTGTTGATGAAAAGACTGAAGCAGAAAGTAGAGAGGAAGAAGATGGAGAGCAAAAGGGCAAAGAGGACAGTAGCACGGGCACCCCCATGGTGCTGTCAAAAGACACGATGGCAGAGGTGCTGAGCAGGCTCCAGAGCCTGGAGCAACAGATAAAACAGTTACAG AGCGTGGAAGAAGAGCACCACAGGTTACAAGATGTTCTTTGCAAGTTTTCCATTTCAGGAGATAACTTCCAGTAA
- the arhgef1 gene encoding rho guanine nucleotide exchange factor 1 isoform X4 — MRGLFGAQSSGAAMSIIGAEDEDFENDLEPTVDDQCSHFNSIELVKTRPTHLLVFLQHVMLQFDCAPLLCYLHADLFKNYSAKETKKQFLDFYNTFLDKGAILRVPVPSHVSYELDRTRPDLISEEVQKRYVQDIQVMVIPEVIMQLEDFRTKRMMGMTRHESELLEVESHHATERIPTEMKEKAVAETLLDRMADSQASVSTDEEKFSAIFGAVASYMKHLGVKTKTTDNKKSKGFFRKIPGMRKNQMFTEDSTRSKQRFPSILDPVRRIGGGNEKTPKLDTEGEKEKVHPERKLSTPSRSMGSDPAPSTFPIKKPVSSGAVGAFQVTDGNDVSGVSISVTSSPDSSQSETGLTSRSDPPSASEGGEVSPAENAMSSISLELTASTDIPPEESQDKDRRKTRMSGRLARSESLCVERRRSQRGGSGRAKQSRSRSDVDLQAASTAAQPPSPSQPHTPLSDGGASASNSSLTGSVVGPPPPQEEVDPRLLELEQDPPNWREQVPSADFQSLSKKEIKRQEVINELFITEHAHVRMLSVLQMVFFRPMEHTEIASQPELATIFLSLDDIFEMHYAFYENLKKLRQDDYIVKTIGKTLLNRFSGSEGDWFQKLTARFCSHQSYVLDEIKTRQKRDPRFGAFIQEAEGKPQCRRLQLKDIIPTEMQRLTKYPLLLENIAKSTEDPEEREMVQQAADSCRKILNHVNEEVKEKENLRMLKDYQRRLDTSGLKPSNELHQEYKNIDLTLRKMIFEGPVTWKVTKEKSIEVQCLLLSDLLVLLQRQDDKMLLKCQSKNHSGVPEGKQMLSPIIKLSSAFLREVATDPKAFYVIFTWDSGAQIYELVANSAADRKNWTELIKSAVEELKLNGGTSLERRKTAVSVSGIGGVPFSPTTLQPPLSLAENGSGARNANTDNDKFEAKVEEPRHTLIDYLSANGFQLLCHGNAPQEKVASGAVEEVAALKRLFVGSSRQSEVLQDAENHGDVSKKKDPDIDTQSLEGDSVDEKTEAESREEEDGEQKGKEDSSTGTPMVLSKDTMAEVLSRLQSLEQQIKQLQSVEEEHHRLQDVLCKFSISGDNFQ, encoded by the exons ATG AGGGGCCTTTTTGGGGCACAGAGCTCAGGGGCAGCCATGAGCATCATTGGAGCAGAAGATGAGGACTTTGAGAATGACCTGGAACCT ACTGTGGATGACCAGTGCAGCCACTTTAACAGTATTGAGCTGGTGAAGACACGACCCACCCACCTGCTGGTCTTCCTTCAACATGTCATGCTGCAGTTTGATTGTGCACCCTTG CTATGCTACCTCCATGCAGACCTCTTCAAAAACTACAGTGCCAAAGAGACCAAAAAGCAGTTTTTGGATTTCTACAACACCTTCCTGGACAAGGGGGCA ATTCTTAGAGTACCAGTCCCCTCACATGTTTCCTACGAGTTGG ACCGCACTCGTCCTGACCTGATCAGTGAAGAAGTACAGAAACGTTATGTTCAGGATATTCAGGTCATGGTAATACCCGAGGTCATAATGCAGCTGGAAGACTTCAG AACAAAGAGGATGATGGGAATGACCCGTCATGAGAGCGAACTGTTGGAGGTGGAGTCCCACCATGCCACCGAGAGGATCCCCACTGAGATGAAGGAGAAGGCTGTGGCGGAGACCCTGCTGGACAGGATGGCTGACAGCCA AGCCAGCGTCAGCACAGATGAGGAGAAGTT CTCTGCCATCTTTGGTGCAGTGGCTTCATACATGAAGCATCTGGGGGTGAAGACCAAGACCACTGACAACAAGAAATCTAAGGGCTTCTTTAGGAAG ATTCCTGGGATGAGAAAAAACCAGATGTTCACTGAAGACTCTACCAGGTCCAAGCAGAGATTTCCCAGCATCCTTGATCCAGTACGCAGGATAGGTGGCGGCA atGAAAAAACGCCTAAATTGGACACTGAAG GTGAAAAGGAGAAAGTACACCCTGAACGAAAGCTCTCTACTCCTTCTCGCTCTATGGGGTCAGACCCTGCCCCCAGCACCTTCCCAATCAAGAAACCAGTATCTAGTGGAGCTGTAGGAGCCTTCCAGGTGACAGATGGGAATGATGTGTCAGGGGTTAGCATCAGTGTAACCTCCAGTCCAGATTCTTCTCAGAGTGAGACAG GCCTTACCAGTCGTTCAGACCCCCCTTCAGCATCAGAAGGTGGGGAAGTATCACCAGCTGAGAATGCCATGAGCTCCATCAGTTTGGAACTCACTGCTTCAACGGACATCCCacctgaagaaagccaggacaAAGACAG ACGCAAGACAAG GATGTCAGGGCGTCTGGCTCGCAGCGAGAGTCTGTGTGTGGAGAGGAGACGCTCACAGCGAGGTGGCTCTGGAAGGGCCAAGCAGTCCCGCTCCCGCAGCGACGTGGATCTGCAGGCGGCCTCCACTGCTGCGCAACCCCCCTCGCCCTCCCAGCCACACACCCCTCT CAGTGATGGCGGTGCATCTGCCTCCAACAGCTCCCTTACTGGCTCAGTGGTAGGCCCTCCCCCCCCACAAGAGGAGGTGGACCCTCGTCTTCTGGAGCTGGAGCAAGATCCCCCCAACTGGAGAGAGCAGGTCCCCAGTGCTGATTTCCAAAGCCTGAGCAAGAAGGAGATCAAGAGGCAGGAGGTTATCAACG AGCTGTTTATCACAGAGCATGCCCACGTCCGCATGCTGAGCGTACTGCAGATGGTGTTCTTCCGCCCAATGGAGCACACAGAGATCGCGAGCCAGCCAGAGCTGGCTACCATCTTCCTCAGCCTGGACGACATCTTCgaaatgcact ATGCCTTCTATGAGAACTTGAAGAAGCTGCGACAAGATGACTACATAGTGAAAACAATAGGAAAAACGCTTCTCAACAGG TTCAGCGGATCAGAGGGTGATTGGTTCCAGAAGCTCACTGCCCGGTTTTGCAGTCATCAGTCCTATGTTCTGGATGAAATTAAAACCAGACAAAAGAGGGATCCTCGCTTTGGTGCTTTCATACAG GAAGCCGAGGGCAAACCTCAGTGCAGGAGGTTGCAATTGAAGGACATCATTCCTACTGAGATGCAGAGGCTGACAAAGTATCCACTGCTACTGGAGAACATCGCCAAGAGCACAG AGGACCCAGAAGAGCGGGAAATGGTTCAACAAGCCGCAGATAGCTGCCGTAAGATCCTCAACCATGTCAATGAAGAggtgaaagagaaggagaacCTTCGG ATGCTAAAGGATTACCAGCGCAGACTGGATACATCTGGACTGAAGCCCAGCAATGAGCTACATCAGGAGTACAAG aATATCGACTTGACTCTGAGGAAGATGATTTTTGAGGGACCTGTCACCTGGAAAGTCACTAAAGAGAAGTCTATAG AGGTGCAGTGTCTCCTGCTGTCTGACTTGCTGGTCTTGCTGCAGCGCCAGGATGACAAGATGTTGCTCAAATGCCAGAGCAAGAACCACTCTGGGGTACCAGAAGGCAAGCAGATGCTAAGTCCCATCATCAAGCTGAGCTCGGCCTTCCTCAGAGAGGTGGCTACAG ACCCAAAGGCCTTCTATGTCATCTTTACCTGGGACAGTGGAGCACAAATCTATGAACTGGTGGCCAACTCAGCAGCAGATAGGAAGAA ttggACGGAGCTCATCAAATCCGCAGTGGAAGAACTTAAACTGAATGGGGGTACCAgcctggagaggaggaagactgCTGTTTCAGTATCAGGCATTGGAGGGGTACCTTTCAGTCCAACCAC tttGCAGCCTCCACTGAGCCTTGCAGAGAATGGAAGCGGGGCTCGGAATGCAAACACTG atAATGATAAGTTTGAAGCAAAAGTTGAAGAGCCTCGTCATACATTGATTGATTACTTGTCAGCCAATGGCTTTCAACTGCTGTGTCATGGCAACGCACCACAGGAGAAGGTGGCCAGTGGGGCAGTGGAAGAAG TTGCTGCCCTGAAGAGGCTATTTGTGGGAAGCAGTAGGCAATCCGAGGTTCTGCAGGATGCAGAGAACCATGGAGATGTGTCCAAAAAGAAGGACCCTGATATCGATACTCAGTCACTGG AGGGTGATAGTGTTGATGAAAAGACTGAAGCAGAAAGTAGAGAGGAAGAAGATGGAGAGCAAAAGGGCAAAGAGGACAGTAGCACGGGCACCCCCATGGTGCTGTCAAAAGACACGATGGCAGAGGTGCTGAGCAGGCTCCAGAGCCTGGAGCAACAGATAAAACAGTTACAG AGCGTGGAAGAAGAGCACCACAGGTTACAAGATGTTCTTTGCAAGTTTTCCATTTCAGGAGATAACTTCCAGTAA
- the arhgef1 gene encoding rho guanine nucleotide exchange factor 1 isoform X2, which translates to MRGLFGAQSSGAAMSIIGAEDEDFENDLEPTVDDQCSHFNSIELVKTRPTHLLVFLQHVMLQFDCAPLLCYLHADLFKNYSAKETKKQFLDFYNTFLDKGAILRVPVPSHVSYELDRTRPDLISEEVQKRYVQDIQVMVIPEVIMQLEDFRTKRMMGMTRHESELLEVESHHATERIPTEMKEKAVAETLLDRMADSQASVSTDEEKFSAIFGAVASYMKHLGVKTKTTDNKKSKGFFRKIPGMRKNQMFTEDSTRSKQRFPSILDPVRRIGGGNEKTPKLDTEGEKEKVHPERKLSTPSRSMGSDPAPSTFPIKKPVSSGAVGAFQVTDGNDVSGVSISVTSSPDSSQSETGLTSRSDPPSASEGGEVSPAENAMSSISLELTASTDIPPEESQDKDRRKTRMSGRLARSESLCVERRRSQRGGSGRAKQSRSRSDVDLQAASTAAQPPSPSQPHTPLSDGGASASNSSLTGSVVGPPPPQEEVDPRLLELEQDPPNWREQVPSADFQSLSKKEIKRQEVINELFITEHAHVRMLSVLQMVFFRPMEHTEIASQPELATIFLSLDDIFEMHYAFYENLKKLRQDDYIVKTIGKTLLNRFSGSEGDWFQKLTARFCSHQSYVLDEIKTRQKRDPRFGAFIQEAEGKPQCRRLQLKDIIPTEMQRLTKYPLLLENIAKSTEDPEEREMVQQAADSCRKILNHVNEEVKEKENLRMLKDYQRRLDTSGLKPSNELHQEYKNIDLTLRKMIFEGPVTWKVTKEKSIEVQCLLLSDLLVLLQRQDDKMLLKCQSKNHSGVPEGKQMLSPIIKLSSAFLREVATDPKAFYVIFTWDSGAQIYELVANSAADRKNWTELIKSAVEELKLNGGTSLERRKTAVSVSGIGGVPFSPTTLQPPLSLAENGSGARNANTDNDKFEAKVEEPRHTLIDYLSANGFQLLCHGNAPQEKVASGAVEEVAALKRLFVGSSRQSEVLQDAENHGDVSKKKDPDIDTQSLAEGDSVDEKTEAESREEEDGEQKGKEDSSTGTPMVLSKDTMAEVLSRLQSLEQQIKQLQSVEEEHHRLQDVLCKFSISGDNFQ; encoded by the exons ATG AGGGGCCTTTTTGGGGCACAGAGCTCAGGGGCAGCCATGAGCATCATTGGAGCAGAAGATGAGGACTTTGAGAATGACCTGGAACCT ACTGTGGATGACCAGTGCAGCCACTTTAACAGTATTGAGCTGGTGAAGACACGACCCACCCACCTGCTGGTCTTCCTTCAACATGTCATGCTGCAGTTTGATTGTGCACCCTTG CTATGCTACCTCCATGCAGACCTCTTCAAAAACTACAGTGCCAAAGAGACCAAAAAGCAGTTTTTGGATTTCTACAACACCTTCCTGGACAAGGGGGCA ATTCTTAGAGTACCAGTCCCCTCACATGTTTCCTACGAGTTGG ACCGCACTCGTCCTGACCTGATCAGTGAAGAAGTACAGAAACGTTATGTTCAGGATATTCAGGTCATGGTAATACCCGAGGTCATAATGCAGCTGGAAGACTTCAG AACAAAGAGGATGATGGGAATGACCCGTCATGAGAGCGAACTGTTGGAGGTGGAGTCCCACCATGCCACCGAGAGGATCCCCACTGAGATGAAGGAGAAGGCTGTGGCGGAGACCCTGCTGGACAGGATGGCTGACAGCCA AGCCAGCGTCAGCACAGATGAGGAGAAGTT CTCTGCCATCTTTGGTGCAGTGGCTTCATACATGAAGCATCTGGGGGTGAAGACCAAGACCACTGACAACAAGAAATCTAAGGGCTTCTTTAGGAAG ATTCCTGGGATGAGAAAAAACCAGATGTTCACTGAAGACTCTACCAGGTCCAAGCAGAGATTTCCCAGCATCCTTGATCCAGTACGCAGGATAGGTGGCGGCA atGAAAAAACGCCTAAATTGGACACTGAAG GTGAAAAGGAGAAAGTACACCCTGAACGAAAGCTCTCTACTCCTTCTCGCTCTATGGGGTCAGACCCTGCCCCCAGCACCTTCCCAATCAAGAAACCAGTATCTAGTGGAGCTGTAGGAGCCTTCCAGGTGACAGATGGGAATGATGTGTCAGGGGTTAGCATCAGTGTAACCTCCAGTCCAGATTCTTCTCAGAGTGAGACAG GCCTTACCAGTCGTTCAGACCCCCCTTCAGCATCAGAAGGTGGGGAAGTATCACCAGCTGAGAATGCCATGAGCTCCATCAGTTTGGAACTCACTGCTTCAACGGACATCCCacctgaagaaagccaggacaAAG ACAGACGCAAGACAAG GATGTCAGGGCGTCTGGCTCGCAGCGAGAGTCTGTGTGTGGAGAGGAGACGCTCACAGCGAGGTGGCTCTGGAAGGGCCAAGCAGTCCCGCTCCCGCAGCGACGTGGATCTGCAGGCGGCCTCCACTGCTGCGCAACCCCCCTCGCCCTCCCAGCCACACACCCCTCT CAGTGATGGCGGTGCATCTGCCTCCAACAGCTCCCTTACTGGCTCAGTGGTAGGCCCTCCCCCCCCACAAGAGGAGGTGGACCCTCGTCTTCTGGAGCTGGAGCAAGATCCCCCCAACTGGAGAGAGCAGGTCCCCAGTGCTGATTTCCAAAGCCTGAGCAAGAAGGAGATCAAGAGGCAGGAGGTTATCAACG AGCTGTTTATCACAGAGCATGCCCACGTCCGCATGCTGAGCGTACTGCAGATGGTGTTCTTCCGCCCAATGGAGCACACAGAGATCGCGAGCCAGCCAGAGCTGGCTACCATCTTCCTCAGCCTGGACGACATCTTCgaaatgcact ATGCCTTCTATGAGAACTTGAAGAAGCTGCGACAAGATGACTACATAGTGAAAACAATAGGAAAAACGCTTCTCAACAGG TTCAGCGGATCAGAGGGTGATTGGTTCCAGAAGCTCACTGCCCGGTTTTGCAGTCATCAGTCCTATGTTCTGGATGAAATTAAAACCAGACAAAAGAGGGATCCTCGCTTTGGTGCTTTCATACAG GAAGCCGAGGGCAAACCTCAGTGCAGGAGGTTGCAATTGAAGGACATCATTCCTACTGAGATGCAGAGGCTGACAAAGTATCCACTGCTACTGGAGAACATCGCCAAGAGCACAG AGGACCCAGAAGAGCGGGAAATGGTTCAACAAGCCGCAGATAGCTGCCGTAAGATCCTCAACCATGTCAATGAAGAggtgaaagagaaggagaacCTTCGG ATGCTAAAGGATTACCAGCGCAGACTGGATACATCTGGACTGAAGCCCAGCAATGAGCTACATCAGGAGTACAAG aATATCGACTTGACTCTGAGGAAGATGATTTTTGAGGGACCTGTCACCTGGAAAGTCACTAAAGAGAAGTCTATAG AGGTGCAGTGTCTCCTGCTGTCTGACTTGCTGGTCTTGCTGCAGCGCCAGGATGACAAGATGTTGCTCAAATGCCAGAGCAAGAACCACTCTGGGGTACCAGAAGGCAAGCAGATGCTAAGTCCCATCATCAAGCTGAGCTCGGCCTTCCTCAGAGAGGTGGCTACAG ACCCAAAGGCCTTCTATGTCATCTTTACCTGGGACAGTGGAGCACAAATCTATGAACTGGTGGCCAACTCAGCAGCAGATAGGAAGAA ttggACGGAGCTCATCAAATCCGCAGTGGAAGAACTTAAACTGAATGGGGGTACCAgcctggagaggaggaagactgCTGTTTCAGTATCAGGCATTGGAGGGGTACCTTTCAGTCCAACCAC tttGCAGCCTCCACTGAGCCTTGCAGAGAATGGAAGCGGGGCTCGGAATGCAAACACTG atAATGATAAGTTTGAAGCAAAAGTTGAAGAGCCTCGTCATACATTGATTGATTACTTGTCAGCCAATGGCTTTCAACTGCTGTGTCATGGCAACGCACCACAGGAGAAGGTGGCCAGTGGGGCAGTGGAAGAAG TTGCTGCCCTGAAGAGGCTATTTGTGGGAAGCAGTAGGCAATCCGAGGTTCTGCAGGATGCAGAGAACCATGGAGATGTGTCCAAAAAGAAGGACCCTGATATCGATACTCAGTCACTGG CAGAGGGTGATAGTGTTGATGAAAAGACTGAAGCAGAAAGTAGAGAGGAAGAAGATGGAGAGCAAAAGGGCAAAGAGGACAGTAGCACGGGCACCCCCATGGTGCTGTCAAAAGACACGATGGCAGAGGTGCTGAGCAGGCTCCAGAGCCTGGAGCAACAGATAAAACAGTTACAG AGCGTGGAAGAAGAGCACCACAGGTTACAAGATGTTCTTTGCAAGTTTTCCATTTCAGGAGATAACTTCCAGTAA